One Lates calcarifer isolate ASB-BC8 unplaced genomic scaffold, TLL_Latcal_v3 _unitig_5447_quiver_818, whole genome shotgun sequence DNA segment encodes these proteins:
- the LOC108874523 gene encoding uncharacterized protein LOC108874523 encodes MDRTISCGSVEQQLELKELAQAVIGPLKRGLCSFNNVLEMLLSIDADIVLPGCPTFSNVRSEIENMKQQMEESEQVATNKLHCLDEETERLTAEQSLLAEQKKQRESELKKLKTQLESYRSSLESYTEALETERRNLKSAEDTLDGMRKRRDNAEIVRNVGIGVLFIPFWGWIAGAAMIAGGAIEMSQASDAVDRAKKEVENCESQVKSYSDKVSEYGSSIDQAERDIQEADRKINEAKAKLQALTVKREVVADVQAKVRRAVHQLGLLCGAGSAAELQTRHQILLEPVVKVMEEMTTALGHITGENLLHTEGIKKLMLDLKTNQNKLKQLPDTKKSSDDYY; translated from the exons ATGGATCGGACCATTTCTTGTGG ATCtgtagagcagcagctggagctgaagGAGCTGGCCCAGGCTGTGATTGGTCCACTGAAGAGGGGACTCTGTTCCTTCAACAACGTCTTAGAGATGCTCCTCAGTATAGACGCAGACATCGTCCTTCCTGGATGTCCGACCTTTAGCAATGTCAGATCAGAGATTGAGAACATGaagcagcagatggaggagtCAGAGCAGGTGGCCACAAACAAGCTTCACTGTCTGGATGAGGAGACTGAGCGTCTCACTGCAGAGCAGAGTCTGttagcagagcagaaaaaacagagagagtctGAGTtaaagaagctgaaaacacagctggagTCCTACAGGTCCTCTCTGGAGAGTTACACTGAAGCTCTggagacagaaaggagaaacCTGAAGTCAGCAGAAGACACCCTGGATGGtatgagaaagagaagggatAATGCTGAGATAGTGAGGAATGTTGGGATTGGTGTCTTATTTATCCCTTTCTGGGGGTGGATTGCTg GAGCAGCTATGATCGCCGGTGGTGCCATCGAAATGAGCCAGGCCTCTGATGCCGTAGACAGAGCTAAGAAGGAAGTGGAGAACTGTGAATCTCAGGTGAAATCATACTctgacaaagtgtctgagtaCGGATCCTCCATCGATCAAGCTGAGCGTGACATCCAAGAGGCTGACAGGAAGATTAATGAGGCCAAGGCCAAACTGCAGGCTCTGACTGTGAAGAGGGAGGTCGTTGCTGATGTTCAGGCTAAAGTGAGACGAGCCGTCCATCAGCTGGGGCTGCTGTGTGGGGCGGGGAGTGCAGCAGAGCTGCAGACCCGACACCAGATCCTGCTGGAGCCTGTGGTgaaggtgatggaggagatgaCAACAGCACTGGGTCACATCACTGGAGAGAATCTGCTGCACACAGAAGGTATAAAGAAGCTGATGTTGGACTTGAAGACGAAccagaacaaactgaaacaacttCCTGACACCAAGAAGAGTTCAGATGATTATTACTGA
- the LOC108874522 gene encoding uncharacterized protein LOC108874522 isoform X1: MLRDCKVGWRQASHSPEQNRFCSSAGGNCHSDRQILEFTTNLSAKAECLASLNNRKVNNMDKQIAKTTQSLTTAAEVRETTKMLMKPNANWEEYLTPAPLSIAIMGELVFISHCDDFSINKNPPKGGYKFIKYPDSFRACLMQVCNSGWHAFNEAHKNMDQIRIHTSTVPDYMKTAVNILFNSTDKIIEALLPNQLENIRTIADECVILADSVEKKYTDVINLIQELLEACINAEHFYGEEMEKVKMKLEENKLREQSARQLSEQSKKAMEAMSKQMEEAQDAYKKAMDSLPSGWEMIGMDVVESLSSGMTAIMNGCVSRMADPIGASALMRTFRDGAVGKNVGENVDEFAPMTAYSKSAEILKVAGSLKQLVSGSEIDWEDLYDQKNKSVKTEWTEEQFKRISEDLEEMSGDVCKKALSLCKRGITICEELATYTPDQTWDEEKTKQLIKDIKKLNDRALTFDTKSKAASGTPALTAKPPMMSKADNSSGGKSAGQRASENARFSIEQSQAQLSQVRQSYEKSVENMEKNQKELTDILVEMQNCKLNEIDFDTKIKMLVKGLDAMGRVKEQWEKMVRFFQMVSNIVKISLSKTMHNFIKAADDIKMFSYNEKLFVKDLLYKQAFEASNIASLIHMISETYTEVSNKYLMDRVSSLGKLMAMDKERPEFLHERLKLQESCDDAQRGILQLVLKNKKEFERQTDARMKKIEGDLKAILPAAPPEETERIKEIVQAGFSKEEEDYY; this comes from the exons ATGCTCCGAGATT GCAAAGTTGGGTGGAGACAGGCCTCACATTCCCCAGAGCAGAACAGGTTTTGCTCCTCTGCTGGAGGAAACTgtcactctgacagacagatacTG GAATTCACCACAAACCTGTCGGCTAAAGCAGAGTGTCTCGCCTCCCTCAACAACAGGAAAG TTAATAACATGGACAAACAAATAGCAAAGACCACTCAAAGTCTCACTACTGCAGCAGAGGTGCGGGAAACCACCAAGATGCTGATGAAGCCCAATGCAAACTGGGAGGAGTACCTGACTCCTGCACCCCTCTCTATCGCCATCATGGGGGAACTCGTCTTCATCTCCCACTGTGATGACTTCTCCATCAACAAGAACCCCCCAAAAGGTGGCTACAAGTTCATTAAGTACCCAGACTCCTTCAGGGCCTGTCTTATGCAGGTCTGTAACTCAGGCTGGCACGCATTCAACGAGGCCCACAAGAACATGGATCAGATCCGCATTCACACGAGCACAGTTCCTGATTATATGAAGACTGCAGTCAACATTCTTTTCAACAGCACTGATAAAATAATTGAAGCTCTCCTGCCAAATCAACTGGAAAACATTCGAACCATTGCAGACGAGTGCGTGATACTAGCAGACAGTGTTGAAAAGAAGTATACTGATGTTATCAATTTAATCCAGGAGCTGTTGGAGGCTTGTATCAATGCTGAACACTTTTAtggagaagagatggaaaagGTCAAGATGaaactggaagaaaacaaactgagggaGCAGAGTGCAAGACAGCTGAGTGAACAATCCAAGAAAGCGATGGAGGCCATGTCAAAGCAGATGGAAGAAGCACAAGATGCCTACAAGAAAGCCATGGATTCTCTTCCCTCTGGGTGGGAAATGATTGGCATGGATGTGGTTGAATCGCTCTCATCAGGGATGACAGCAATTATGAATGGATGTGTTTCTCGAATGGCTGATCCTATAGGTGCATCAGCTTTAATGCGCACCTTCAGAGATGGAGCTGTTGGTAAGAATGTTGGTGAGAATGTGGATGAGTTTGCACCAATGACAGCGTACAGCAAGTCTGCAGAGATTCTGAAGGTTGCAGGATCTCTCAAACAACTTGTCAGTGGCAGTGAAATAGACTGGGAGGACCTGTATGATCAGAAGAATAAGAGCGTGAAGACCGAATGGACTGAGGAACAATTCAAAAGGATCTCTGAGGACCTGGAGGAGATGTCAGGAGATGTGTGCAAAAAAGCTCTGTCACTCTGTAAAAGAGGCATCACCATCTGTGAGGAGCTGGCAACATATACTCCAGATCAGACATGGGATGAGGAGAAAACTAAACAGCTGATAAAGGACATTAAGAAGTTGAATGATCGCGCCCTCACTTTTGACACTAAGAGCAAAGCAGCTTCAGGTACTCCAGCTCTTACCGCCAAACCACCAATGATGTCCAAAGCAGACAACAGCTCAGGAGGAAAGTCTGCCGGTCAGAGAGCATCTGAGAATGCTCGTTTCTCCATCGAGCAGAGCCAAGCACAACTCAGTCAAGTACGGCAGTCATATGAGAAGAGTGTGGAGAACATGGAGAAGAATCAGAAAGAGCTGACTGACATCCTGGTTGAAATGCAGAACTGCAAACTCAATGAGATCGACTTTGACACCAAAATCAAAATGCTGGTCAAAGGTCTTGATGCCATGGGCAGAGTCAAAGAGCAGTGGGAGAAGATGGTGCGCTTCTTCCAGATGGTCTCCAACATTGTCAAAATCAGCCTCAGCAAGACAATGCACAATTTTATTAAGGCAGCTgatgacataaaaatgttttcttacaaTGAGAAGCTCTTTGTAAAAGACCTCCTGTACAAACAGGCCTTTGAAGCCTCCAACATTGCCAGCCTGATCCACATGATCTCAGAGACCTACACTGAAGTGTCCAACAAGTACCTGATGGACAGAGTGAGCAGCCTGGGTAAGCTCATGGCCATGGATAAGGAGAGACCAGAGTTCCTTCATGAGCGTCTGAAGCTGCAGGAGTCCTGTGACGATGCTCAGAGAGGGATTCTGCAGCTGGTCCTGAAGAACAAGAAAGAATTTGAGAGGCAGACCGATGCCAGGATGAAGAAAATAGAGGGTGACCTGAAGGCCATTCTGCCTGCTGCTCCACCTGAGGAGACGGAGAGAATCAAAGAGATCGTTCAGGCCGGCTTCagtaaagaagaagaggatTACTACTGA
- the LOC108874522 gene encoding uncharacterized protein LOC108874522 isoform X2 — protein MSSSTTVNNMDKQIAKTTQSLTTAAEVRETTKMLMKPNANWEEYLTPAPLSIAIMGELVFISHCDDFSINKNPPKGGYKFIKYPDSFRACLMQVCNSGWHAFNEAHKNMDQIRIHTSTVPDYMKTAVNILFNSTDKIIEALLPNQLENIRTIADECVILADSVEKKYTDVINLIQELLEACINAEHFYGEEMEKVKMKLEENKLREQSARQLSEQSKKAMEAMSKQMEEAQDAYKKAMDSLPSGWEMIGMDVVESLSSGMTAIMNGCVSRMADPIGASALMRTFRDGAVGKNVGENVDEFAPMTAYSKSAEILKVAGSLKQLVSGSEIDWEDLYDQKNKSVKTEWTEEQFKRISEDLEEMSGDVCKKALSLCKRGITICEELATYTPDQTWDEEKTKQLIKDIKKLNDRALTFDTKSKAASGTPALTAKPPMMSKADNSSGGKSAGQRASENARFSIEQSQAQLSQVRQSYEKSVENMEKNQKELTDILVEMQNCKLNEIDFDTKIKMLVKGLDAMGRVKEQWEKMVRFFQMVSNIVKISLSKTMHNFIKAADDIKMFSYNEKLFVKDLLYKQAFEASNIASLIHMISETYTEVSNKYLMDRVSSLGKLMAMDKERPEFLHERLKLQESCDDAQRGILQLVLKNKKEFERQTDARMKKIEGDLKAILPAAPPEETERIKEIVQAGFSKEEEDYY, from the exons ATGAGTAGCAGTACCACAG TTAATAACATGGACAAACAAATAGCAAAGACCACTCAAAGTCTCACTACTGCAGCAGAGGTGCGGGAAACCACCAAGATGCTGATGAAGCCCAATGCAAACTGGGAGGAGTACCTGACTCCTGCACCCCTCTCTATCGCCATCATGGGGGAACTCGTCTTCATCTCCCACTGTGATGACTTCTCCATCAACAAGAACCCCCCAAAAGGTGGCTACAAGTTCATTAAGTACCCAGACTCCTTCAGGGCCTGTCTTATGCAGGTCTGTAACTCAGGCTGGCACGCATTCAACGAGGCCCACAAGAACATGGATCAGATCCGCATTCACACGAGCACAGTTCCTGATTATATGAAGACTGCAGTCAACATTCTTTTCAACAGCACTGATAAAATAATTGAAGCTCTCCTGCCAAATCAACTGGAAAACATTCGAACCATTGCAGACGAGTGCGTGATACTAGCAGACAGTGTTGAAAAGAAGTATACTGATGTTATCAATTTAATCCAGGAGCTGTTGGAGGCTTGTATCAATGCTGAACACTTTTAtggagaagagatggaaaagGTCAAGATGaaactggaagaaaacaaactgagggaGCAGAGTGCAAGACAGCTGAGTGAACAATCCAAGAAAGCGATGGAGGCCATGTCAAAGCAGATGGAAGAAGCACAAGATGCCTACAAGAAAGCCATGGATTCTCTTCCCTCTGGGTGGGAAATGATTGGCATGGATGTGGTTGAATCGCTCTCATCAGGGATGACAGCAATTATGAATGGATGTGTTTCTCGAATGGCTGATCCTATAGGTGCATCAGCTTTAATGCGCACCTTCAGAGATGGAGCTGTTGGTAAGAATGTTGGTGAGAATGTGGATGAGTTTGCACCAATGACAGCGTACAGCAAGTCTGCAGAGATTCTGAAGGTTGCAGGATCTCTCAAACAACTTGTCAGTGGCAGTGAAATAGACTGGGAGGACCTGTATGATCAGAAGAATAAGAGCGTGAAGACCGAATGGACTGAGGAACAATTCAAAAGGATCTCTGAGGACCTGGAGGAGATGTCAGGAGATGTGTGCAAAAAAGCTCTGTCACTCTGTAAAAGAGGCATCACCATCTGTGAGGAGCTGGCAACATATACTCCAGATCAGACATGGGATGAGGAGAAAACTAAACAGCTGATAAAGGACATTAAGAAGTTGAATGATCGCGCCCTCACTTTTGACACTAAGAGCAAAGCAGCTTCAGGTACTCCAGCTCTTACCGCCAAACCACCAATGATGTCCAAAGCAGACAACAGCTCAGGAGGAAAGTCTGCCGGTCAGAGAGCATCTGAGAATGCTCGTTTCTCCATCGAGCAGAGCCAAGCACAACTCAGTCAAGTACGGCAGTCATATGAGAAGAGTGTGGAGAACATGGAGAAGAATCAGAAAGAGCTGACTGACATCCTGGTTGAAATGCAGAACTGCAAACTCAATGAGATCGACTTTGACACCAAAATCAAAATGCTGGTCAAAGGTCTTGATGCCATGGGCAGAGTCAAAGAGCAGTGGGAGAAGATGGTGCGCTTCTTCCAGATGGTCTCCAACATTGTCAAAATCAGCCTCAGCAAGACAATGCACAATTTTATTAAGGCAGCTgatgacataaaaatgttttcttacaaTGAGAAGCTCTTTGTAAAAGACCTCCTGTACAAACAGGCCTTTGAAGCCTCCAACATTGCCAGCCTGATCCACATGATCTCAGAGACCTACACTGAAGTGTCCAACAAGTACCTGATGGACAGAGTGAGCAGCCTGGGTAAGCTCATGGCCATGGATAAGGAGAGACCAGAGTTCCTTCATGAGCGTCTGAAGCTGCAGGAGTCCTGTGACGATGCTCAGAGAGGGATTCTGCAGCTGGTCCTGAAGAACAAGAAAGAATTTGAGAGGCAGACCGATGCCAGGATGAAGAAAATAGAGGGTGACCTGAAGGCCATTCTGCCTGCTGCTCCACCTGAGGAGACGGAGAGAATCAAAGAGATCGTTCAGGCCGGCTTCagtaaagaagaagaggatTACTACTGA